A single Paraburkholderia sp. FT54 DNA region contains:
- the hscA gene encoding Fe-S protein assembly chaperone HscA has protein sequence MALLQISEPGMAPAPHQRRLAVGIDLGTTNSLVAAVRSGVPDVLPDEDGHVLLPSVVRYLEKGGRRIGRTAKAEAASDPRNTIVSVKRFMGRGKAEVEGAENAPYDFIDAPGMVQIRTIDGVKSPVEVSAEILATLRQRAEDTLGDELVGAVITVPAYFDEAQRQATKDAARLAGLNVLRLLNEPTAAAIAYGLDNGSEGLYAVYDLGGGTFDLSILKLTKGVFEVLAAGGDSALGGDDFDHALYRHVLEQAGIAPHTLAAEDVRLLLDSVRVAKEALSDAPSAKLQATLSNGAQIDLTIGEATFEAITQALVQRTLGPTRKALRDAKVTTKEIKGVVLVGGATRMPVIRRAVESFFGQPPLINLDPDQVVALGAAIQADLLAGNRGADGDEWLLLDVIPLSLGVETMGGLTEKIIPRNSTIPVARAQDFTTFKDGQTAMAIHVVQGERELVSDCRSLARFELRGIPPMAAGAARIRVTYQVDADGLLSVFAREQGSGVEASVVVKPSYGLADDDIARMLEDSFSTAEVDMRARALREAQVEARRLVEATDAALAADAELLDDSERAELDTLLEALRNLAQSEDVDAIEAVTKTLAEGTDEFAARRMNKGIRRALAGRRLDEI, from the coding sequence ATGGCCCTACTGCAAATCTCCGAACCCGGCATGGCGCCGGCGCCCCACCAGCGGCGTCTGGCGGTCGGCATCGATCTCGGCACCACCAATTCCCTCGTCGCGGCCGTGCGCAGCGGCGTGCCCGACGTGCTGCCCGACGAAGACGGCCATGTGCTGCTGCCGTCGGTGGTGCGTTACCTGGAAAAGGGCGGCCGCCGTATCGGCCGCACGGCCAAGGCTGAGGCCGCGAGCGATCCGCGCAACACGATCGTCTCGGTCAAGCGCTTCATGGGGCGCGGCAAGGCGGAAGTGGAGGGCGCCGAAAACGCGCCGTACGATTTCATCGATGCGCCCGGCATGGTGCAGATCCGCACCATCGACGGCGTGAAGAGCCCGGTCGAAGTATCGGCCGAAATTCTCGCGACGCTGCGCCAGCGCGCCGAAGACACACTCGGCGACGAGTTGGTCGGCGCCGTGATCACGGTGCCCGCTTATTTCGACGAAGCGCAGCGTCAGGCGACCAAGGACGCCGCGCGTCTGGCCGGCCTGAACGTGCTGCGCCTCCTGAACGAACCGACCGCGGCGGCGATCGCCTACGGCCTCGATAACGGTTCCGAGGGTCTGTACGCCGTGTACGACCTCGGTGGCGGCACCTTCGATTTGTCGATTCTCAAGCTCACCAAGGGCGTATTCGAGGTGCTCGCGGCTGGCGGCGACTCCGCGCTCGGCGGCGACGATTTCGACCACGCGCTGTATCGCCACGTGCTGGAACAGGCCGGCATCGCGCCTCACACGCTCGCAGCGGAAGACGTGCGTTTGCTGCTGGACAGCGTGCGCGTGGCCAAGGAGGCCTTGTCCGATGCGCCGAGTGCAAAGCTACAGGCGACGCTCTCGAACGGCGCTCAGATCGATCTGACGATCGGCGAAGCCACTTTCGAAGCCATCACACAGGCGCTGGTGCAACGTACGCTCGGCCCGACAAGAAAGGCGCTGCGCGACGCCAAAGTCACGACGAAGGAAATCAAGGGCGTGGTGCTGGTCGGTGGCGCGACGCGCATGCCGGTGATCCGCCGCGCGGTCGAGTCGTTCTTCGGCCAGCCGCCGCTGATCAACCTCGACCCGGATCAGGTGGTCGCGCTCGGCGCGGCGATCCAGGCCGACCTGCTCGCGGGCAATCGCGGCGCGGACGGCGACGAGTGGCTGCTGCTCGACGTGATTCCGCTGTCGCTCGGCGTCGAGACGATGGGCGGCCTGACCGAGAAAATCATCCCGCGCAATTCGACGATTCCGGTCGCGCGCGCGCAGGATTTCACGACCTTCAAGGACGGCCAGACGGCCATGGCGATTCACGTCGTGCAAGGCGAGCGCGAGCTCGTCAGCGACTGCCGCTCGCTCGCGCGTTTCGAGCTGCGCGGCATTCCGCCGATGGCCGCCGGCGCGGCGCGCATTCGCGTGACCTACCAGGTGGATGCGGACGGCCTGCTGTCCGTGTTCGCACGCGAGCAGGGCTCGGGCGTGGAAGCGTCGGTGGTGGTCAAGCCGTCCTACGGTCTCGCCGACGACGACATCGCGCGAATGCTCGAAGACAGCTTCTCGACCGCTGAAGTCGATATGCGGGCTCGCGCGCTGCGCGAAGCGCAAGTCGAAGCACGGCGTCTCGTCGAAGCCACCGACGCCGCGCTCGCCGCCGACGCCGAACTGCTCGACGACAGCGAGCGCGCCGAGCTCGACACGCTGCTCGAGGCTCTGCGCAACCTCGCGCAAAGCGAGGACGTCGACGCGATCGAAGCCGTCACCAAAACCCTCGCCGAAGGCACCGACGAATTCGCCGCCCGCCGCATGAACAAGGGCATTCGCCGCGCGCTCGCCGGCCGCAGGCTCGACGAGATCTGA
- the fdx gene encoding ISC system 2Fe-2S type ferredoxin: MPQIVVLPHVELCPEGAVIDAVPGKSICDSLLEHGIEIEHACEKSCACTTCHVIVREGFAALTPSEEDEDDLLDKAWGLEPASRLSCQAMVPAEQDLVVEIPRYSINHAKENH; encoded by the coding sequence ATGCCTCAAATCGTTGTGCTGCCTCACGTCGAACTGTGCCCGGAAGGCGCGGTGATCGATGCCGTGCCCGGCAAGAGCATCTGCGACAGCCTGCTCGAACATGGTATTGAAATCGAGCACGCGTGCGAGAAGTCCTGCGCATGCACGACCTGTCACGTGATCGTGCGTGAGGGTTTCGCCGCCTTGACTCCGTCGGAGGAAGACGAGGACGATCTGTTGGACAAGGCGTGGGGGCTGGAGCCGGCCTCGCGTCTGTCATGCCAGGCCATGGTGCCGGCTGAGCAGGATCTGGTTGTCGAAATCCCTCGCTACTCGATCAATCACGCGAAGGAAAATCACTAA
- the iscX gene encoding Fe-S cluster assembly protein IscX, translating to MKWTDTQDIAMALTDKHQDIDPQQVRFTDLHRWVTELEGFDDDPNRSNEKILEAIQAAWIEDADY from the coding sequence ATGAAGTGGACCGATACGCAAGACATCGCGATGGCCCTGACTGACAAGCACCAGGACATCGATCCGCAACAGGTGCGCTTCACCGACTTGCACCGTTGGGTCACCGAGCTGGAAGGATTCGACGACGATCCTAACCGGTCGAACGAAAAGATCCTCGAGGCGATTCAGGCTGCATGGATTGAAGACGCGGATTATTGA